One window of Epinephelus fuscoguttatus linkage group LG9, E.fuscoguttatus.final_Chr_v1 genomic DNA carries:
- the eef1g gene encoding elongation factor 1-gamma, giving the protein MAAGTLYTYPENWRAFKAQIAAQYSGAHLKVASSSPAFTFGQTNRTPAFLNNFPLGKVPAYQGDDGFCLFESNAIAHYLSNDALRGATPQAAAQVLQWVSFADSEIIPPASAWVFPTLGIMQFNKQATEQAKEDVKRALTVLNQHLNTRTFLVGERVTLADITVACSMIWLYKQVLEPSFRQPYTNVTRWFTTCVNQPQFKAVLGEVKLCEKMAQFDAKKFAEMQPKKDAPPKKEKGGKEAAKPQEKKEKKKEEKKPAPEEEMDDCDAVLAAEPKAKDPFAHLPKSPFVMDEFKRKYSNEDTLTVAIPHFWEHFDPEGYSVWYSQYKYPEELTQTFKSCNLITGMFQRLDKLRKNAFASVLLFGTNNDSAISGVWIFRGQELAFTLCPDWQIDYESYDWRKLDPNSEECKTLVKEYFAWEGDFKHVGKAFNQGKVFK; this is encoded by the exons ATGGCGGCAGGG ACTCTTTACACGTACCCAGAGAACTGGCGGGCCTTCAAGGCCCAGATTGCAGCCCAGTACAGTGGGGCTCACCTCAAAGTTGCCAGCAGCTCCCCTGCCTTCACCTTCGGGCAGACGAACCGCACTCCTGCCTTCCTCAACAACTTCCCTCTGGGCAAG GTACCTGCCTACCAGGGAGATGACGGCTTCTGTCTGTTTGAGAGTAATGCCATTGCTCACTACT TGAGCAATGATGCCCTGCGTGGTGCCACTCCCCAGGCCGCAGCCCAGGTCCTGCAGTGGGTGAGCTTCGCTGACTCAGAGATCATCCCTCCAGCCAGCGCATGGGTCTTCCCCACTCTGGGAATCATGCAGTTTAACAAGCAG GCCACAGAGCAGGCCAAGGAGGACGTGAAGAGGGCCTTGACCGTGCTGAACCAACACCTGAACACCCGTACCTTCCTTGTGGGAGAGAGGGTCACCCTTGCTGACATCACTGTGGCCTGCTCCATGATCTGGCTCTACAAACAG GTCCTTGAGCCCTCTTTCCGTCAGCCCTACACCAACGTGACTCGCTGGTTCACCACCTGTGTCAACCAGCCCCAGTTCAAGGCTGTTCTAGGAGAGGTCAAGCTGTGTGAAAAGATGGCCCAGTTTGATG CCAAGAAGTTCGCTGAGATGCAGCCCAAGAAAGACGCCCCTCCGAAGAAGGAGAAGGGAGGAAAGGAGGCAGCCAAGCCccaggagaagaaagaaaagaaaaaggaggagaagaaaccTGCcccagaggaggagatggatgaCTGTGATGCTGTTCTGGCTGCTGAGCCCAAAGCAAAGGACCCCTTTGCACACCTCCCAAAGAG CCCATTTGTCATGGACGAGTTCAAGAGAAAGTATTCCAACGAGGACACCCTGACAGTAGCCATTCCCCACTTTTGGGAGCACTTCGACCCGGAGGGGTACTCGGTCTGGTACAGCCAGTACAAATACCCCGAGGAGCTCACACAAACCTTCAAGAGCTGCAACCTTATCACAG GTATGTTCCAGCGTCTGGACAAACTCAGAAAGAATGCCTTCGCCAGCGTCCTCTTGTTTGGCACCAACAACGACAGCGCCATCTCCGGTGTCTGGATCTTCAGAGGCCAGGAACTGGCCTTCACT CTGTGTCCGGACTGGCAAATCGACTACGAATCATATGACTGGCGCAAGCTGGATCCAAACAGTGAGGAGTGCAAGACTCTGGTAAAGGAGTACTTTGCCTGGGAGGGAGACTTCAAGCACGTGGGTAAAGCCTTCAATCAAGGCAAGGTCTTCAAGTGA
- the polr2g gene encoding DNA-directed RNA polymerase II subunit RPB7 — protein MFYHISLEHEILLHPRYFGPNLLNTVKQKLFTEVEGTCTGKYGFVIAVTTIDNIGAGVIQPGRGFVLYPVKYKAIVFRPFKGEVVDAVVTQVNKVGLFTEIGPMSCFISRHSIPSEMEFDPNSNPPCYKTVDEDIVIQQDDEIRLKIVGTRVDKNDIFAIGSLMDDYLGLVS, from the exons ATGTTTTACCAT ATTTCTTTGGAGCATGAAATCTTACTACACCCGAGGTATTTTGGCCCTAACCTCCTGAACACCGTGAAACAGAAGCTCTTCACAGAAGTGGAGGGTACATGCACCGGCAA GTATGGCTTCGTCATCGCAGTCACCACTATAGACAACATCGGGGCGGGTGTAATCCAGCCTGGGAGAGGGTTTGTCCTCTACCCGGTCAAATACAAGGCCATTGTGTTCCGCCCATTTAAAGGGGAGGTGGTTGATGCTGTGGTCACTCAGGTTAACAAG GTTGGCTTGTTCACAGAAATTGGTCCCATGTCTTGCTTCATCTCTCGCCAT TCCATCCCCTCAGAAATGGAGTTTGACCCCAACTCCAATCCTCCTTGTTATAAGACTGTTGATGAG gaCATTGTAATCCAGCAAGATGATGAGATTCGGCTAAAGATTGTGGGAACAAGAGTGGACAAGAATGACATT TTCGCCATTGGATCTCTCATGGATGATTATCTGG GTCTTGTGAGCTGA
- the si:ch211-175m2.5 gene encoding uncharacterized protein si:ch211-175m2.5 translates to MATKLVLKFFRPPVLTQLASLSRGKAAAAAGIRYFSSDPPQENISRYPVPYKKDLPFDIVALMEEVESKGGFLPNVFKVLSHRPAEFRAFFAYYNELMNKETGRLTKADRELIVVATSTHNKCLYCVIAHGALHRIYSKKPTLSDQVVVNYKNAELSPRERAMLDFAMAVCRSDTITEQHLESLEKVGFDREDAWDIAAITAFFAMSNRLAHLTDMRPNVEFYNMGRVPRDKSKDKGKEKGE, encoded by the exons ATGGCGACTAAGCTCGTGTTGAAGTTTTTCCGTCCCCCCGTGCTCACACAGCTG GCGTCCCTGTCCCGGGGGAAGGCGGCGGCTGCAGCTGGGATCAGGTATTTCTCCAGTGACCCGCCACAGGAGAACATCAGTCGCTATCCAGTTCCTTACAAGAAAGACCTACCCTTTGATATAGTGGCGCTTATGGAGGAAGTTGAGTCAAAG GGAGGCTTTTTGCCCAATGTCTTCAAAGTCCTGTCTCACAGACCAGCAGAGTTCAGAGCCTTCTTCGCCTACTACAATGAGCTCATGAACAAGgagacag GTAGATTGACCAAAGCCGACCGTGAGCTGATTGTAGTGGCCACCAGTACCCACAACAAGTGTCTTTACTGTGTGATCGCCCATGGTGCATTGCACCGCATCTACTCAAAGAAACCCACTCTTTCTGATCAG GTTGTTGTTAACTATAAGAATGCAGAGCTGTCACCACGGGAGCGCGCCATGCTGGACTTTGCCATGGCCGTGTGTCGCTCCGACACCATCACAGAGCAACACTTGGAGTCTTTGGAGAAAGTGGGCTTTGACCGCGAGGATGCGTGGGACATCGCTGCCATCACTGCTTTCTTTGCCATGTCCAACCGGCTCGCCCACCTCACTGACATGAGGCCAAACGTCGAGTTTTATAACATGGGCCGTGTACCTCGGGACAAGAGCAAGGACAAAGGGAAAGAGAAAGGGGAGTAG